Below is a genomic region from Methanosphaera sp. ISO3-F5.
AATCGGTAAATGTTACTATAATAACATTGCAAACAATACTATCCGATGTGGAGGAGCAAATGGTATATACCTGAGTATTTATGGAAGTATAGATGCTAAATTCGAAGCAGGACCAAGTGACTATAACAACATAACAGGTAACAATGTAACAGCTCGTGGAGACATCACATCATGGTGTTATACAATACAAGTAATGGGAGGAAATAACAGAATAACCCATAACACAGTAAATGGTGGATTCAGGGGAATTTCAACCCAGGACTATGAAAACAATATAATCACATATAATGATGTGCATGCAATCAATGAAGGAATATACGCCTGTGAAGGAGCAGTAGTATCAAACAATAATGTTCATGTAACAGATACTTCATATGGTATAACAATCGGCAGTGACAATGTACAAGTAAAAGACAATACAATCAAGTCATTAAATGGTGCAGGTATCGAAATAAGGGGAAGCAATGCACAGATAACAGGTAACACTATCATATCAGAAAACAGTACTGGTATACATTCCAAGGGAACCTATACTAACCTAATCATTGACAACAATAAAATAAACAGTAAAGAAGAAGGAATACTCTTCAAACAGCAATCTAATACAAAGAAGATTAATCACATAATGGTTACACGTAACACTATCACAACAGATGCAGAGTACGCAGTAAACCTTGAAGAAACAGGATCACAATATGATGCAGACGTAAACGTAACAGTGACAACATCCAACGTATTAACCGCAAATAAGCTATCAGGAATGGAAGCATATAAAAAGCCAGTTAATGCTAATAGTAATACTGACCGGGACACGAATCAGGTAATAACAGTAACCGATAATAACTATAACACATGGTTTACTGATGGAATCCAGAAAAGCAGCATAAAACAGAATGCAACCGTAAACCTTGAAGGAACATTCAAGGACAAATCATTCACATTCAACAAGAAAGTACACATTACTGGTAAAAACTGTGTAATACTTGATGGAACAATTACACTCACAGGTGATGCACACGCTTCAACAATAAACAGTATAACAATAAGAAATAAGGCACATAATACAACAGTACATGGTATAGAATTAATAGAAGTGAACAATTGTCGAATAACAAACACAAAAATAGACAATTATGCAGAATATGAAAGCCTGGGAATATTCCTATACGGATCAAACGGTAACATAATACAATCTAACACATTAACAACAAGTGGAGACTATGTTAACAATGGAATACTCACATACTCCTCAGATTCTAACAAGATAGAAGACAACCGGATAAACATTAACCAATCCGGAAAACCAGTAGCATATGCTGATTCAATAATGTTCAATGAAAGAATAGGAACAATACAGGAAGTACTGCATAACCATGGAATAATATTATTATACTCCTCTGGCAACAACATTAATAAAAACACTGTGACCGGAACCTCAGAATTCAAGAAGTATACATTCCCAACTAATGATTGCAGAAACAGTATAGTGGGAATTGACTTATACTTTAACTGTAATGACAACCGTATAACAGAAAATAATATAAACATTAATGGTTACGGACCATACAATTATGGTATGGGAGTACTAGGAGGACAATGGGGAACATCAATATACTCAGTAAACGCATCCAACAACCAGTACATAAGCAACAATGTTACATTAACAGGGGGATACTTTGCAACAGGATTCATAGCAGGAAGAAACAGTGCACAGACCATAATAAAAAACAATAACATACGAGTAGACGTGTACAAGCAAGGAACAAACAGAGGAGACTATGCACATGGAATCACACTAGAAAACAGTACAACATCAACAATCACAGGAAACAACATTTACCTAACAGCATCCTCAATATACAGCATAGAACTATTCGATTCAGGAAACAACAAAATAATATCCAACAACATACAGGCAAATGGAACATACCCATATGGTATAGCAGGAACAAGAGCAATCAACAATGAAATACAAAACAACACAATAATACTAAAAGAAGAAAACATGGGACCAACCAGCCAGGCAACACACTCCGAGTCAATAGAATCAGGAAAAGAAGGAATAATGCTGACACAAGAAAGCACAAACAACATAATCACATACAACACAATACACACAAACACACAAAACACAATAAAACTAGAACAACAAACAAGAAACAACCAAATAAAAACAAACTCACTAGTATCCAAGACAGGCACAGGAGACAAAACAGTAAACAACAAGGGAACAAACAACATAACAAACAACTTCCAATACTTCACAAACATAACAACCACTCCAATAACAGCCAGGATAGGAGACACAATCACAATAACAGCAAACATACAAACAACCACAAACAAACAGGAAAACCTGACAGTCACATACAAACTAGGAACCAATAATATAGGATCAAGCAAAGTAAACAACGGAAAAAGCACACTAAAATACACCATACCAAACCTGTACAGGCCAACAACATACCAACTAACAATAACAGTAACAGGAAACAACTTCCAAAACCAGACAACAACAACAAGAGCAACATTCACAAAACAAGCAGAAAAAATAAACATCAAAGTAGCACGAACACTACAACAGATAGGATACAAAGCACAACTAACAGCCAACATAACAACAAGCACAGGAGGAAAAATAAGCACAGGCG
It encodes:
- a CDS encoding right-handed parallel beta-helix repeat-containing protein, translating into MKTISKFLIFTLVLLLACLGVVSATGNVTDTADSQDSTHNSDIQTYSVLDDNIQTNSKVLEKKYEKNKTLKQAGRTITVTNKTFDTYFKQSSEDEFPSSTSLIQDGDTVNLKGSFKNCNFAVDKHITFTSLNKDAKLYDSTVFVLGDKASGSKITNLNIFNNGTLIRGIQVKNASNIVVENNTIKTLGLRSYGFVADNMNHSSIRFNSFEREGDDWRYITFLIGKCYYNNIANNTIRCGGANGIYLSIYGSIDAKFEAGPSDYNNITGNNVTARGDITSWCYTIQVMGGNNRITHNTVNGGFRGISTQDYENNIITYNDVHAINEGIYACEGAVVSNNNVHVTDTSYGITIGSDNVQVKDNTIKSLNGAGIEIRGSNAQITGNTIISENSTGIHSKGTYTNLIIDNNKINSKEEGILFKQQSNTKKINHIMVTRNTITTDAEYAVNLEETGSQYDADVNVTVTTSNVLTANKLSGMEAYKKPVNANSNTDRDTNQVITVTDNNYNTWFTDGIQKSSIKQNATVNLEGTFKDKSFTFNKKVHITGKNCVILDGTITLTGDAHASTINSITIRNKAHNTTVHGIELIEVNNCRITNTKIDNYAEYESLGIFLYGSNGNIIQSNTLTTSGDYVNNGILTYSSDSNKIEDNRININQSGKPVAYADSIMFNERIGTIQEVLHNHGIILLYSSGNNINKNTVTGTSEFKKYTFPTNDCRNSIVGIDLYFNCNDNRITENNININGYGPYNYGMGVLGGQWGTSIYSVNASNNQYISNNVTLTGGYFATGFIAGRNSAQTIIKNNNIRVDVYKQGTNRGDYAHGITLENSTTSTITGNNIYLTASSIYSIELFDSGNNKIISNNIQANGTYPYGIAGTRAINNEIQNNTIILKEENMGPTSQATHSESIESGKEGIMLTQESTNNIITYNTIHTNTQNTIKLEQQTRNNQIKTNSLVSKTGTGDKTVNNKGTNNITNNFQYFTNITTTPITARIGDTITITANIQTTTNKQENLTVTYKLGTNNIGSSKVNNGKSTLKYTIPNLYRPTTYQLTITVTGNNFQNQTTTTRATFTKQAEKINIKVARTLQQIGYKAQLTANITTSTGGKISTGEATFYLDNKKLKTVNVTLGKASTNYQISSKAKSGVHTIKVTYHGTNDYQKAEATNILGIQTKTTITLKTHTTKIGTKAHIKATIKTGTTKVKSGKAIIYIGNKKIATTTIQNGNINHNYTIPTTYNKGTYNLKIVYNGNHTQTPATNTTKIKINGITPVFKYTTTKVTIGKTAKLILKISNGKTGKNKYNAQNGSITIKLNGKTLKDKNGKTITGTVKNGTITIKFTAPEQLSGKQNITFTYKGNNKFTTLTKTYKNGLIINKITTKLTVNKIKTTKYGNKITITGTLKDANNKILKNTNIKIKHNKKTITVKTNTKGIYKYTTTTNTVGSNNITITYPGNKKYQTKSIKTTYKTSKQNTKITINKIKNTKNNKTITIKGTLKSANGKTLTNTKIKIKTNNKTVTVKTNNKGVYTYNYKPYKRGTYKVTVSFIGTKNYKANNKVVTFKVY